One segment of Pseudodesulfovibrio sp. 5S69 DNA contains the following:
- a CDS encoding TAXI family TRAP transporter solute-binding subunit — MALSVRTIVAVAVLLASAVWLSACGDAPKEERTESGSGTATTAPDEAASEVYKAGEPTFVTIGTGGITGVYYPTGGAIANMVNLKRDKYNIRATVEATGGSVFNINAVIAGDLQFGIAQADRQFQAVHGMAEWQERGPQKKLRAVFSLHPETVTLVAGDDTGIRDIRDLKGKRVNIGNPGSGQHQNSLDALNAAGLGIGDIQAVEVKAVEAIEMLESGTLDAFFYTVGHPSAAILKITRGKRKVRIVPILGVDTLFVLHPYYVPSSINMQYYPGAADAGKTVESFGVKATLVTSSDVPTPIVYALTREVFVNFEAFKAQQPAFAGLTKMGMLQGLSAPIHQGALRYYREAGLQ; from the coding sequence ATGGCGTTGAGTGTCAGGACGATTGTGGCGGTTGCAGTGTTGTTGGCTTCGGCTGTCTGGCTCTCTGCCTGCGGGGATGCGCCGAAAGAGGAGCGGACGGAATCGGGCTCGGGGACAGCGACGACAGCCCCGGATGAGGCCGCCTCCGAGGTCTACAAGGCCGGGGAGCCCACTTTCGTGACCATCGGCACCGGGGGCATCACCGGGGTCTATTATCCCACGGGCGGTGCCATTGCCAACATGGTCAACCTCAAGCGGGACAAGTACAACATCCGGGCAACGGTGGAGGCCACGGGCGGGTCCGTGTTCAACATCAACGCGGTCATCGCCGGGGACCTCCAGTTCGGCATCGCCCAGGCGGACCGTCAGTTCCAGGCTGTGCACGGCATGGCCGAGTGGCAGGAGCGGGGCCCGCAGAAAAAGCTGCGCGCCGTGTTCTCGCTGCACCCGGAGACCGTGACCCTGGTGGCCGGGGACGACACCGGCATCCGGGACATCCGCGACCTCAAGGGGAAGCGGGTCAACATCGGCAATCCCGGCTCGGGCCAGCACCAGAACTCCCTGGACGCCCTGAACGCCGCCGGGCTTGGTATTGGCGACATCCAGGCCGTGGAGGTCAAGGCCGTGGAGGCCATCGAAATGCTTGAGTCGGGCACCCTGGACGCTTTCTTCTACACGGTGGGTCACCCCTCGGCGGCCATCCTGAAGATCACCCGCGGCAAGCGCAAGGTGCGCATTGTTCCCATCCTCGGGGTGGACACCCTGTTCGTCCTGCATCCCTACTATGTGCCGTCGAGCATCAACATGCAGTATTACCCCGGGGCGGCCGACGCGGGCAAGACCGTGGAGAGCTTCGGGGTCAAGGCCACGCTGGTCACGTCGAGCGACGTTCCGACCCCCATCGTCTACGCTCTGACCCGTGAGGTTTTCGTGAATTTCGAGGCCTTCAAGGCACAGCAGCCCGCCTTTGCCGGGTTGACAAAAATGGGCATGCTCCAGGGGTTATCCGCGCCCATCCACCAGGGGGCGTTGCGCTACTACCGCGAAGCCGGGCTGCAATAA
- a CDS encoding amino acid ABC transporter ATP-binding protein, translating into MAMIEVQKLHKWYGDFHVLQGITESVNKGEVLVICGPSGSGKSTFIRCINRLEEYQKGQILFDGKNILDKDVNINDLRAEIGIVFQQFNLYPHLSVLRNVTLAPTKVKNMPKDEAEEIALSLLERVGIHDQAHKYPAELSGGQQQRVAIARSLAMKPKVMLFDEPTSALDPEMINEVLNVMKDLAREGMTMLCVTHEMGFAREVADRVLFMDGGVVVEQAAPDEFFRNPQHERAKNFLKEIL; encoded by the coding sequence ATGGCAATGATTGAAGTGCAGAAACTGCACAAGTGGTATGGCGATTTTCACGTTCTGCAGGGGATCACCGAATCCGTGAACAAGGGCGAGGTGCTGGTCATCTGCGGCCCGTCCGGGTCCGGCAAGTCGACCTTCATTCGCTGTATCAACCGGCTCGAGGAATACCAGAAGGGGCAGATCCTGTTCGACGGAAAGAACATCCTGGACAAGGACGTCAATATCAACGATCTGCGGGCCGAGATCGGCATCGTATTCCAGCAGTTCAACCTCTATCCACACCTGTCCGTGCTCCGGAACGTCACCCTGGCACCCACCAAGGTAAAGAACATGCCCAAGGACGAGGCCGAGGAGATCGCCCTGAGCCTGCTCGAGCGGGTGGGCATCCACGATCAGGCCCACAAGTATCCCGCAGAACTCTCCGGCGGCCAGCAGCAGCGCGTGGCCATCGCCCGCTCCCTGGCCATGAAGCCCAAGGTCATGCTCTTCGACGAGCCGACCTCGGCGCTCGATCCGGAGATGATCAACGAGGTCCTCAACGTCATGAAGGACCTGGCGCGGGAGGGCATGACCATGCTCTGCGTGACCCACGAGATGGGTTTTGCCCGCGAAGTGGCCGACCGGGTCCTGTTCATGGACGGCGGCGTGGTGGTCGAGCAGGCCGCCCCGGACGAATTCTTCCGCAATCCCCAACACGAGCGCGCAAAGAACTTCCTGAAGGAAATTCTTTAA
- a CDS encoding ABC transporter substrate-binding protein produces the protein MKRLVLILALVLSFAFAANVAFAGKIEDIKAKGVLVCGVKDSVNLFGFVDPNTKELVGFDVDICKYIANKLGVKPEFKVVTSKNRIPMLAQGSVDLLAATMTHKFSRDEQIDFSITYFMDGQKLLVKKGSGIKSTADLANKKVGTVKGSTSEKNIKAAQPKAQVISFDEYPQAFMALKQGKVKAVTTDSGILAGLKAGDDHPEKWEIVGAFFSSEPYGLGVPQNDSAFRDFVNKSLNEMWLDGTYQKLFKKWMGYDLPSGWEMELWPM, from the coding sequence ATGAAACGTTTGGTACTGATTCTGGCACTGGTCCTGTCCTTCGCGTTTGCGGCCAACGTCGCGTTCGCCGGTAAAATCGAGGATATCAAGGCCAAAGGCGTGCTGGTTTGCGGCGTCAAGGACTCCGTCAACCTGTTCGGTTTCGTCGATCCCAATACCAAGGAATTGGTCGGCTTCGACGTGGATATCTGCAAGTACATCGCCAACAAGCTCGGCGTGAAGCCCGAGTTCAAGGTTGTTACCTCCAAGAACCGTATTCCCATGCTGGCCCAGGGTTCCGTGGACCTGCTGGCCGCCACCATGACCCACAAGTTCTCCCGTGACGAGCAGATCGACTTTTCCATCACCTATTTCATGGACGGCCAGAAGCTGCTGGTGAAAAAGGGCTCCGGCATCAAGTCCACCGCCGATCTGGCCAACAAGAAGGTCGGCACCGTGAAGGGCTCCACATCCGAGAAGAACATCAAGGCCGCCCAGCCCAAGGCTCAGGTCATCTCCTTTGACGAGTACCCGCAGGCCTTCATGGCCCTGAAGCAGGGCAAGGTCAAGGCCGTGACCACCGACTCCGGCATCCTGGCCGGTCTCAAGGCCGGTGACGACCATCCCGAGAAGTGGGAGATCGTCGGCGCCTTCTTCTCCTCCGAGCCCTACGGCCTCGGCGTCCCGCAGAACGACTCCGCGTTCCGCGACTTCGTCAACAAGTCCCTGAACGAGATGTGGCTCGACGGCACTTACCAGAAGCTCTTCAAGAAGTGGATGGGTTACGACCTGCCCTCCGGCTGGGAGATGGAACTCTGGCCCATGTAA
- a CDS encoding amino acid ABC transporter permease produces the protein MDYTFHWARMFTGEPAQWMWEGFCTTMQISTISLVGAMMLGVVICVMRMTPFKPFQWFSFAFTEFFRNTPLLVQIFFWYNASSFVIPKAINDWMNDLYYWFPGPFTLFGHHFVGEWMLFNVELFMGIIALTVYTSAFIAEEIRAGIFSIPKNQLEASRAVGLSFLQGYRYVILPQALRIVIPPLISQALNLIKNSSLVMVLGVTDLMYQATQIESYHAMPFEAFTVALLIYLAISLVVSFCITMYNKHFMIQVMY, from the coding sequence TTGGATTATACTTTTCATTGGGCCAGGATGTTCACGGGCGAGCCCGCCCAGTGGATGTGGGAAGGGTTCTGTACCACCATGCAGATCTCGACGATCTCCCTGGTCGGCGCCATGATGCTCGGCGTCGTCATCTGCGTCATGCGCATGACGCCGTTCAAGCCCTTTCAGTGGTTCAGCTTCGCCTTCACCGAATTTTTCCGCAACACGCCGCTGCTGGTGCAGATATTCTTTTGGTACAATGCGTCGTCATTCGTCATCCCCAAGGCCATCAACGACTGGATGAACGACCTCTATTATTGGTTCCCCGGCCCGTTCACTCTGTTCGGCCATCATTTCGTCGGCGAGTGGATGCTCTTCAACGTCGAGCTGTTCATGGGCATCATCGCCCTGACCGTGTACACCTCGGCCTTCATCGCCGAGGAGATCCGGGCGGGCATCTTCTCCATCCCCAAGAACCAGCTTGAGGCGTCCCGCGCCGTGGGCCTCTCCTTCCTGCAGGGGTACCGCTACGTGATTCTGCCCCAGGCCCTGCGCATCGTCATTCCGCCGCTCATTTCCCAGGCCCTGAACCTGATCAAGAACTCGTCCCTGGTCATGGTCCTGGGCGTCACCGACCTCATGTACCAGGCCACCCAGATCGAGTCCTACCACGCCATGCCGTTCGAGGCCTTCACCGTTGCCCTGTTGATCTACCTGGCGATCTCCCTGGTCGTCTCGTTCTGCATCACCATGTACAACAAGCACTTCATGATCCAGGTCATGTATTAG
- a CDS encoding amino acid ABC transporter permease → MHWDIAFDNLDYFLYGTTTLDWHFPFVHNPEGMVASVILAFFGIFGAFWIGLAAGLMRMSRRWWVKLPAVCYIEVIRGMPLLLLIFWFYYLAPVITGETMPAFSTTMFCFMVFTGAYVGEIVRAGVKALPKGQMEAARSTGLSHVQAMQLVILPQALRNMIPSFVNQFVSLTKDTSLAAILGVIELTRTGIQVDNREMVASFEIWITIACLYFMICYILTSYSRRLEAQLSRYQARDR, encoded by the coding sequence ATGCATTGGGATATCGCGTTCGACAACCTGGATTATTTTCTCTACGGGACAACGACACTCGACTGGCACTTCCCCTTCGTCCACAACCCCGAAGGGATGGTGGCCAGCGTCATCCTGGCCTTCTTCGGCATTTTCGGCGCCTTCTGGATAGGCCTGGCCGCTGGACTCATGCGCATGTCCCGGCGGTGGTGGGTCAAGCTTCCCGCGGTCTGCTACATCGAAGTCATCCGCGGCATGCCGTTGCTCCTGCTCATCTTTTGGTTCTATTACCTGGCCCCGGTCATCACCGGCGAGACCATGCCCGCCTTTTCCACGACCATGTTCTGCTTCATGGTTTTCACCGGAGCGTACGTGGGCGAGATTGTCCGCGCGGGCGTCAAGGCGCTGCCCAAGGGCCAGATGGAGGCCGCCCGGTCCACCGGGCTGTCCCACGTCCAGGCCATGCAGTTGGTCATCCTGCCCCAGGCTCTGCGCAACATGATTCCGTCCTTCGTCAACCAGTTCGTCTCCCTGACCAAGGACACCTCGCTCGCCGCCATTCTCGGCGTCATCGAGTTGACCCGAACCGGCATCCAGGTGGACAACCGCGAGATGGTTGCCTCCTTTGAAATCTGGATCACCATCGCCTGCCTGTACTTCATGATCTGCTACATTCTGACCTCCTACAGCCGCCGTCTGGAGGCCCAGCTGTCGCGCTACCAGGCGCGGGACCGCTAG
- a CDS encoding precorrin-8X methylmutase, translating into MTDITFQSFQKPEDIEAESFRIIDSEVPEPRPFQGAQWAIVRRMIHTTADFEMLTLARFHEKAVENGLEALKNGAVIVTDTEMARRGMPVRRLDPLHCTVHCLMNDPRVIDRAKAEGITRAKAAVDVAVAELKPDIWVVGNAPTALIRLVEHVDNGAACPRLVVGMPVGFVNAAESKALLMSRDIPYISVEGRKGGSALAASVINALAVLAA; encoded by the coding sequence TTGACCGACATTACCTTCCAGAGCTTCCAGAAACCCGAGGACATAGAGGCCGAATCCTTCCGGATCATCGACTCCGAAGTGCCTGAACCGCGTCCGTTTCAGGGCGCGCAGTGGGCCATCGTCCGCCGCATGATCCACACCACGGCGGATTTCGAGATGCTCACGCTTGCCCGTTTTCACGAAAAGGCCGTGGAAAACGGCCTGGAGGCCCTGAAAAACGGGGCCGTGATCGTCACGGACACCGAGATGGCCAGGCGCGGCATGCCCGTGCGCAGGCTCGACCCGCTGCATTGCACCGTGCACTGTCTGATGAACGACCCGCGCGTTATCGACCGCGCCAAGGCTGAGGGAATAACCCGTGCCAAGGCGGCCGTGGACGTGGCCGTGGCCGAGCTCAAGCCCGATATCTGGGTGGTCGGCAACGCGCCCACTGCGCTCATCCGGCTGGTGGAGCACGTGGATAACGGCGCGGCATGCCCGCGACTTGTGGTCGGCATGCCCGTCGGATTCGTGAACGCGGCCGAGTCCAAGGCGTTGCTCATGAGCCGGGACATACCGTACATTTCGGTCGAAGGACGCAAGGGCGGCAGCGCGTTGGCCGCCTCGGTGATCAATGCTCTGGCCGTGCTCGCCGCCTGA
- a CDS encoding 4Fe-4S dicluster domain-containing protein translates to MSRKNKGKNKVTIYPDWCKGCGICVEFCPGKVLGLSLEGKAVVEREEDCIRCGFCELHCPDFAIVVSDKEPMENGLSEKDAETAPPKKKTAGKGA, encoded by the coding sequence ATGTCCCGTAAGAACAAAGGCAAGAACAAGGTGACCATCTACCCGGACTGGTGCAAAGGCTGCGGCATTTGCGTCGAGTTCTGTCCGGGCAAGGTCCTGGGCCTGAGCCTGGAAGGCAAGGCCGTGGTCGAGCGCGAAGAAGACTGTATCCGGTGCGGGTTCTGCGAACTGCACTGTCCGGATTTCGCCATTGTGGTCAGTGACAAGGAACCCATGGAAAACGGGCTGTCCGAAAAGGACGCCGAAACAGCGCCGCCCAAGAAGAAAACGGCCGGGAAGGGGGCTTAG
- a CDS encoding 2-oxoacid:acceptor oxidoreductase subunit alpha — MPRPKKRTEIFALGNEAVVEGALLAGCTFFGGYPITPSSEIMEIMATRLPRMEDGVFMQMEDEIASMGAVIGASLTGRKAMTATSGPGFSLMQENLGYAVMAETPMVLVNVMRGGPSTGLPTSPAQGDVQQARWGTHGDHPIIVLSASNVQECLDMTITAFNMAEKYRTPVILLLDEVTSHTREKIELPNEGEYEVFSRTVPSMPPEWYKPYEETVRGVPPMPPIGSGYRFHVTGLTHDRNGFPTQRPEEVVELMDRIHRKIDQFFYDIQLVEEIMTEDCDVCVIAYGSVARSAELAVQQARSNGVKAGLLKLMTLFPYPRRQTEKILSHAKTLVVPEMNMGQMSREVKRVNMGHAAVRTINRVDGQIVTPSEILKVIMQG; from the coding sequence ATGCCCAGACCAAAGAAACGCACCGAGATTTTCGCGCTCGGCAACGAGGCCGTCGTCGAAGGCGCGCTGTTGGCCGGATGCACCTTTTTCGGCGGCTATCCCATCACCCCGTCCTCGGAGATCATGGAGATCATGGCCACCCGCCTGCCCAGGATGGAAGACGGCGTATTCATGCAGATGGAGGACGAGATCGCCAGCATGGGCGCGGTCATCGGCGCGTCCCTGACCGGGCGCAAGGCCATGACCGCCACCTCCGGCCCCGGCTTCTCGCTGATGCAGGAGAACCTGGGCTACGCCGTCATGGCCGAGACCCCCATGGTCCTGGTCAACGTCATGCGCGGGGGGCCGTCCACCGGCCTGCCCACCAGCCCGGCCCAGGGCGACGTGCAGCAGGCCCGCTGGGGCACCCACGGCGACCATCCGATCATCGTCCTGTCCGCCTCCAACGTGCAGGAGTGCCTGGACATGACCATCACGGCCTTCAATATGGCCGAGAAATACCGTACCCCGGTCATTCTGCTTCTGGACGAGGTCACCTCCCACACCCGCGAGAAGATCGAGCTGCCCAACGAGGGCGAGTATGAGGTCTTTTCGCGCACCGTGCCCAGCATGCCGCCCGAGTGGTACAAGCCCTACGAGGAGACCGTGCGCGGCGTGCCGCCCATGCCGCCCATCGGCTCGGGCTACCGCTTCCACGTCACCGGCCTGACCCACGACCGCAACGGGTTTCCCACCCAGCGGCCCGAGGAGGTGGTCGAGCTCATGGACCGCATCCATCGTAAGATCGACCAGTTCTTCTACGATATCCAGCTTGTCGAGGAGATCATGACCGAGGACTGCGACGTTTGCGTCATCGCCTACGGCTCCGTGGCCCGATCGGCCGAGCTAGCCGTGCAGCAGGCCCGCAGCAACGGCGTCAAGGCAGGGCTGCTCAAGCTCATGACCCTGTTCCCGTACCCCCGCAGGCAGACGGAGAAAATCCTGTCCCACGCCAAGACCCTGGTGGTCCCGGAGATGAACATGGGCCAGATGTCCCGCGAGGTGAAGCGCGTCAACATGGGCCACGCCGCGGTCAGGACCATCAACCGCGTGGACGGCCAGATCGTCACTCCCTCGGAAATCCTCAAGGTCATCATGCAGGGGTAG
- a CDS encoding 2-oxoacid:ferredoxin oxidoreductase subunit beta, with protein MSNITGNEIIHQYLRHNKKFPHVLCAGCGHGIVLGTLIRSIHALGIPKDDVVVVAGIGCSGRLAVYVDFNTVHTTHGRALSFATGIKMSNPKLHVIALMGDGDALSIGGNHLIHAARRNIGVTAMILNNNIYGMTGGQSSPATPEGSTTMTNPYGQLDHSFDTVELARGAGANYVARGTVFHVNRLEKIMMEALERPGFSLVEAITPCHTQFGRKNKYKSPVDMYKWLKSTAIPVERYNELPENKRADRMPIGVFVDRGKPGYEELYYARQENFLKQAAKGGK; from the coding sequence ATGAGCAATATCACCGGAAACGAAATCATCCATCAATACCTGAGGCACAACAAGAAGTTCCCGCACGTGCTCTGCGCCGGCTGCGGCCACGGGATCGTGCTCGGCACCCTTATCCGTTCCATCCATGCTCTGGGCATCCCCAAGGACGACGTTGTCGTGGTCGCGGGCATCGGCTGCTCCGGGCGGCTGGCCGTGTACGTGGACTTCAACACCGTGCACACCACCCACGGGCGGGCGCTCAGCTTCGCCACGGGCATCAAGATGTCCAACCCCAAGCTCCACGTCATCGCGCTGATGGGCGACGGCGACGCGCTGTCCATCGGCGGCAACCACCTGATCCACGCCGCCCGGCGCAACATCGGGGTCACGGCCATGATCCTGAACAACAACATCTACGGCATGACCGGCGGACAAAGCTCCCCGGCCACGCCCGAGGGCTCCACCACCATGACCAACCCCTACGGCCAGTTGGACCACAGTTTCGACACCGTGGAGCTGGCCCGGGGCGCGGGCGCCAACTACGTGGCGCGCGGCACGGTCTTCCATGTCAACCGGCTCGAGAAGATCATGATGGAGGCCCTGGAACGGCCCGGCTTCTCCCTGGTAGAGGCCATCACCCCGTGCCACACCCAGTTCGGGCGCAAGAACAAGTACAAGTCCCCGGTGGACATGTACAAGTGGCTCAAGTCCACGGCCATTCCCGTGGAGCGCTACAATGAGCTGCCCGAGAACAAGCGCGCGGACCGCATGCCCATCGGCGTGTTCGTGGACCGGGGCAAGCCCGGCTACGAGGAGTTGTACTACGCCCGCCAGGAGAACTTCCTCAAGCAGGCCGCAAAGGGGGGCAAGTAG
- a CDS encoding 2-oxoacid:acceptor oxidoreductase family protein: MKAQQELDRFEIRFSGLGGQGIITLGKIMGQGLALGHGYNVTQTQSYGPEARGGSSKCDLVISSGRISYPKAESLDLLVALSQEACNAYYPYLKKGGILVIESDLVKQPPTNQYLGLPFTALAKDKIGIVQAMNTVVLGALSCLLPFVNQATMRKSLEAVLPPKIRAVNTKAFNLGHRLAKKEWGEDAGEVWRVEEYEEID, encoded by the coding sequence ATGAAGGCGCAACAGGAACTCGACCGCTTTGAAATCCGTTTCTCCGGCCTCGGCGGCCAGGGCATCATCACGCTCGGCAAGATCATGGGCCAGGGGCTGGCCTTGGGCCACGGCTACAACGTCACCCAGACCCAGAGCTACGGCCCCGAGGCGCGCGGCGGGTCCAGCAAGTGCGACCTGGTCATCAGCTCCGGGCGCATCAGCTACCCCAAGGCTGAATCCCTGGACCTGCTCGTGGCCCTGTCCCAGGAGGCGTGCAACGCCTACTATCCGTACCTCAAGAAGGGCGGCATCTTGGTCATCGAATCCGATCTGGTCAAGCAGCCGCCCACCAATCAGTACCTCGGCCTTCCGTTCACCGCGCTCGCCAAGGACAAGATCGGCATTGTCCAGGCCATGAACACCGTGGTCCTGGGCGCGCTCTCCTGCCTCCTGCCGTTCGTCAACCAGGCGACCATGCGCAAAAGCCTGGAAGCCGTGCTCCCGCCCAAGATCCGGGCCGTCAACACCAAGGCCTTCAACCTCGGCCACCGGCTGGCCAAGAAGGAATGGGGCGAGGACGCGGGCGAAGTCTGGCGCGTCGAGGAATACGAGGAAATCGACTGA
- a CDS encoding FlgO family outer membrane protein produces MNKAALSILTAILLLFLQGCGNRLWEDTKEATTDTFNYVFDTTPTAHTFHETASVPIIELNYRAADVLYSNVASHELTANSAVFVSPFTNQNDPGDKSVFGQTMTRQIADRLVQHGVRITEGDPNVTDFTYATGLGAEDYKKAVGLAGSSRELPPRSAKLVGSYVIADQYVYMTARVIRLVDSTVVAAHNWTLPITDSVRQMLPQLKARDEGMVPTVKTSFND; encoded by the coding sequence ATGAACAAAGCGGCCTTGAGCATACTGACGGCAATCCTCCTGCTCTTCCTGCAGGGATGCGGCAACCGCCTGTGGGAAGACACCAAGGAGGCCACCACCGACACGTTCAACTACGTGTTCGATACCACGCCCACGGCCCACACCTTCCACGAAACCGCGTCCGTGCCGATCATCGAGCTCAACTACCGGGCCGCCGACGTCCTCTACTCCAACGTGGCCTCCCACGAACTGACCGCCAACTCCGCCGTGTTCGTCTCGCCCTTCACCAACCAGAACGACCCCGGCGACAAATCGGTCTTCGGCCAGACCATGACCAGGCAGATCGCCGACCGCCTCGTCCAGCACGGCGTGCGCATCACCGAGGGCGACCCCAACGTCACGGACTTCACCTACGCCACGGGCCTCGGCGCCGAGGACTACAAAAAGGCCGTCGGGCTGGCGGGCTCGTCCCGCGAGCTGCCGCCCCGCTCCGCCAAACTGGTCGGCTCCTACGTCATCGCCGATCAGTACGTGTACATGACCGCCCGCGTCATCCGCCTGGTCGACTCCACCGTGGTCGCGGCCCACAACTGGACCCTGCCCATCACCGACAGCGTCCGCCAGATGCTCCCCCAGCTCAAGGCCCGGGACGAAGGCATGGTCCCCACGGTCAAGACCTCGTTCAACGACTAG
- a CDS encoding purine-nucleoside phosphorylase has product MEYHRKIQQSAAYIHEKLDKIQAGTVAFITGTGLGPLTAAIENPVIIPYSDIPRFPASSVKSHAGRLISGSIEGAPVLALDGRFHLYEGFTPQEATHNIRVLGELGIKTLVLTNAVGALNPSFEVGCPMLIEDHINLTGATPLRGENIDAWGDRFPDMCAVYDPALRSLAVQKALELGIRLERGVFMQVMGPNMETPAETRMYRIMGADAIGMSTCMEAIAAHHMGIRILGLSCLTNKNLPDCMQEASLEQVIAQAEKSSTAMVKLLRAILKEIRKTAE; this is encoded by the coding sequence ATGGAATACCATAGGAAGATACAACAGTCTGCCGCATACATACATGAAAAGCTAGACAAAATTCAAGCCGGTACCGTGGCATTTATAACGGGTACGGGCCTGGGCCCGCTGACCGCGGCCATCGAAAACCCGGTGATCATCCCCTACAGCGACATCCCCCGGTTCCCGGCTTCCTCGGTCAAGAGCCATGCGGGCCGTCTCATTTCCGGTTCCATCGAGGGCGCCCCGGTCCTCGCCCTGGACGGCCGCTTCCACCTCTACGAGGGGTTCACGCCGCAGGAGGCCACCCACAATATCCGCGTCCTCGGCGAACTGGGCATCAAGACTCTGGTCCTGACCAACGCGGTGGGCGCGCTCAATCCTTCCTTCGAAGTGGGCTGCCCCATGCTCATCGAGGACCACATCAACCTGACCGGCGCAACCCCCCTGCGCGGCGAAAACATCGACGCCTGGGGCGACCGTTTCCCGGACATGTGTGCGGTCTACGACCCGGCCCTGCGCAGCCTCGCCGTCCAAAAGGCGCTGGAGCTGGGCATCCGCCTGGAGCGCGGCGTGTTCATGCAGGTCATGGGCCCGAACATGGAGACCCCGGCCGAGACCCGCATGTACCGGATAATGGGCGCGGACGCCATCGGCATGTCCACCTGCATGGAGGCCATCGCCGCCCACCATATGGGCATCCGCATCCTCGGCCTGTCCTGCCTGACCAACAAGAACCTGCCGGACTGCATGCAGGAGGCCTCCTTGGAACAGGTCATCGCCCAGGCCGAGAAATCCTCCACGGCCATGGTCAAACTCCTGCGCGCCATCCTAAAGGAAATACGGAAAACCGCCGAATAG
- a CDS encoding motility protein A — protein MDIVTLLGLAVGLSLITGAIILGGAVDVFINVPGMMIVIGGTLASILVAFPFEEIIQSFKAAFKMFVGRKSRTRDVVNIMVKVAEISRREGLIALENVQTENMVLKKSCQLIADNADPGLIRSTLSIEINSMRRRHQVAQDVFKRLAALAPAFGMMGTLIGLVQMLSRLDDPKSIGPAMAVAILTTFYGSAMSTLFFIPIAAKLKARTLQEQLHLEVIFEGAKSILENNNPRLVYEKLSSFLAPVERETQR, from the coding sequence ATGGATATCGTGACACTACTTGGTCTTGCCGTGGGGCTTTCGCTCATCACCGGGGCCATTATCCTTGGTGGAGCTGTTGATGTTTTTATCAATGTCCCCGGCATGATGATCGTTATCGGCGGCACGCTCGCCTCCATCCTGGTGGCCTTTCCGTTCGAGGAGATCATACAGTCCTTCAAGGCCGCGTTCAAGATGTTCGTCGGCCGCAAGAGCCGCACCCGCGACGTGGTCAACATCATGGTCAAGGTGGCCGAGATCAGCCGCCGCGAGGGGCTCATCGCCCTGGAGAACGTCCAGACCGAGAACATGGTCCTCAAGAAATCCTGCCAGCTTATCGCGGATAACGCGGACCCGGGACTCATCCGCTCCACCCTGTCCATCGAGATCAACTCCATGCGACGCCGCCACCAGGTGGCCCAGGACGTGTTCAAACGGCTGGCTGCCCTGGCCCCGGCCTTCGGGATGATGGGTACGCTTATCGGTCTGGTCCAGATGCTCTCCCGGCTGGATGATCCCAAGTCCATCGGCCCGGCCATGGCCGTGGCCATCCTGACGACCTTCTACGGGTCGGCCATGTCCACGCTCTTTTTCATCCCCATCGCGGCCAAGCTCAAGGCCCGTACCCTGCAGGAGCAGTTGCACCTGGAAGTCATCTTCGAGGGGGCCAAGTCCATCCTTGAAAACAACAACCCCCGGTTGGTCTATGAGAAGCTTTCGTCCTTCCTGGCCCCGGTCGAGCGGGAGACCCAGCGATGA